A stretch of the Pseudomonas sp. ACM7 genome encodes the following:
- a CDS encoding alkaline phosphatase translates to MSEFDLGRRRVIQAVGAGLLLPGLAPAVIASVKDRPQLTDGVQSGDVLGDRAMIWSRCDRPARMVVEWDTRSLFSNPRRFVSPLAVSNTDFTARVELTGLPADQAIFYRVHFEDAQSGVASEPWFGHLRSVPQTRRDIRFVWSGDTAGQGFGINPDIGGMRIYEAMRLRLPDFFIHSGDTIYADGPVPAQLTTESGRVWRNITTEAKSKVAETLDDYRGNYRYNLMDENIRRFNAEVPQIWQWDDHEVVNNWSPGKQLDDRYKSKDIHSLVDRARQAWLEYAPMRLQSADGGGRIYRKLGYGPLLDVFVLDMRSYRGANDDNLGAAKPFLGREQLDWLKRELKASKAQWKVIAADMPIGLGVPDGEVSPGVARWEAVANGDPGPAQGRELEIAELLGFLRAQQVRNFVWLTADVHYCAAHHYHPDRAAFQDFEPFWEFVAGPLNAGSFGPDLLDKTFGPEVVFEKAPPAQNTSPFAGFQFFGEVNIDGQTGEMSVVLRDLDGVGVFEQKLQPE, encoded by the coding sequence ATGAGTGAATTCGACCTCGGTCGCCGTCGTGTCATACAAGCCGTCGGTGCCGGGCTGTTGTTGCCAGGCCTGGCGCCGGCGGTGATTGCCTCGGTCAAGGATCGTCCGCAACTCACCGATGGCGTGCAGTCTGGCGACGTGCTGGGCGATCGGGCGATGATCTGGAGCCGATGTGATCGTCCGGCGCGAATGGTGGTGGAGTGGGACACCCGCAGCCTGTTCAGCAACCCCCGTCGTTTTGTCTCGCCATTGGCCGTCTCCAATACCGATTTCACTGCCCGCGTCGAACTCACTGGCCTGCCCGCCGACCAGGCGATTTTCTACCGCGTGCACTTCGAAGACGCCCAGAGCGGCGTCGCCAGCGAACCCTGGTTCGGCCATCTGCGCAGCGTGCCGCAAACCCGTCGCGACATCCGTTTCGTCTGGAGTGGCGACACTGCGGGCCAGGGCTTCGGCATCAACCCGGACATCGGCGGCATGCGCATCTACGAAGCCATGCGTTTGCGCCTGCCGGACTTCTTTATCCACAGCGGCGACACCATCTACGCCGACGGCCCCGTACCTGCGCAGCTCACCACAGAGAGCGGCCGCGTGTGGCGCAACATCACCACTGAAGCCAAGAGCAAAGTCGCCGAAACCCTCGACGACTATCGCGGCAATTACCGCTACAACCTGATGGACGAAAACATCCGCCGCTTCAACGCCGAGGTCCCGCAGATCTGGCAATGGGACGACCATGAAGTGGTGAACAACTGGTCGCCGGGCAAGCAGTTGGATGATCGCTACAAGAGCAAAGATATCCACAGCCTGGTCGATCGCGCGCGTCAGGCCTGGCTTGAATACGCACCGATGCGGTTGCAGAGCGCCGATGGTGGCGGGCGGATTTATCGCAAGCTCGGTTACGGTCCGTTGCTCGATGTGTTCGTGCTCGACATGCGCAGTTATCGCGGGGCCAATGACGACAACCTGGGGGCCGCTAAACCTTTCCTTGGACGTGAACAACTGGACTGGCTCAAACGTGAGTTGAAGGCCTCCAAGGCCCAGTGGAAAGTCATCGCTGCTGATATGCCGATTGGCCTCGGCGTACCGGATGGTGAGGTCAGCCCCGGTGTGGCGCGCTGGGAAGCCGTGGCCAATGGCGATCCGGGTCCGGCCCAGGGGCGTGAACTGGAAATCGCCGAATTGTTGGGTTTTCTGCGGGCGCAGCAGGTGCGCAATTTTGTCTGGTTGACGGCGGATGTACATTACTGCGCCGCGCACCATTACCATCCGGACCGTGCGGCGTTTCAGGATTTCGAACCGTTCTGGGAGTTTGTCGCCGGGCCTTTGAATGCTGGGAGTTTCGGGCCTGATTTGCTGGATAAGACCTTTGGTCCCGAGGTGGTGTTCGAGAAAGCACCACCGGCACAGAACACCTCGCCGTTTGCCGGGTTTCAGTTTTTTGGTGAGGTGAATATTGATGGGCAGACGGGGGAGATGAGTGTGGTGTTGCGGGATTTGGATGGGGTTGGGGTGTTTGAGCAGAAGCTGCAGCCGGAGTGA
- a CDS encoding DUF6124 family protein, whose product MFKPTPNPPDTDPAAPSDPSAATINQTQRTPSKIFFIAPETDNRTLLEYACESLASANVMASDFARYLQGSQCNTMLGIQQSIMLGELAVNRVLDNLDPPG is encoded by the coding sequence ATGTTCAAACCTACGCCAAACCCGCCGGATACCGATCCGGCCGCTCCATCCGATCCCAGCGCTGCAACCATCAACCAGACCCAGCGCACACCCAGCAAAATCTTCTTCATTGCCCCCGAAACCGACAACCGGACGTTGCTGGAATACGCCTGTGAATCGCTGGCATCAGCGAATGTCATGGCAAGTGACTTCGCGAGGTATCTGCAAGGATCGCAATGCAACACGATGTTGGGGATTCAGCAGTCGATCATGTTGGGAGAACTGGCGGTGAACCGTGTGCTGGATAATCTCGATCCGCCCGGCTAG
- a CDS encoding colicin E3/pyocin S6 family cytotoxin, with protein MARNKDIPQVWEHGGGGGGSGIGYRYLRDMTPTELAERKARQKPYDAMLARQQAYEDRIFKEVEQSKQFATRGCVFAKSCNLPDGVINHDNPAGFVPVEKLADYGLWAVLGTGAAITAEGSPLKLVGGSATGGAIAQRLGGSLALRLLTGSAVVATGAAVGTVALLMPNTSLSPDSAFYKNEQYAALEAGRTRVRINVKTLPDSSVNAYGFYTGGKKDWEFVPVIKATQEGEKFVADIGNGIGLTWTPAANPDVVLGIPALEGAPQLPSVWVYPPTEQANKALVNPEHPPEYQDAIIWFPADAGLEPIYIVLSVPGDYKYRPAPTTLPAFPDIKPAPLKTSVRGGGKKRRRWKDPSGRIYEWDSQHGTVEMYTKQGKHLGEYDPQTGEQTKPADPSRKVEK; from the coding sequence ATGGCTCGCAACAAGGACATCCCCCAAGTCTGGGAGCATGGCGGTGGTGGCGGCGGATCGGGCATCGGATACCGTTACCTGAGAGACATGACCCCAACCGAGCTCGCCGAGCGTAAGGCGAGGCAAAAGCCCTACGACGCCATGCTCGCCCGGCAACAGGCCTATGAAGATCGCATCTTCAAAGAAGTCGAACAGAGCAAACAGTTCGCCACACGAGGCTGCGTATTCGCCAAAAGCTGCAACCTCCCCGACGGCGTCATCAATCACGACAACCCCGCCGGTTTTGTCCCCGTCGAGAAACTGGCTGACTACGGGTTGTGGGCCGTGCTTGGCACCGGCGCAGCAATCACCGCCGAAGGGAGTCCCTTGAAACTGGTGGGAGGCTCAGCAACAGGCGGTGCCATTGCCCAACGTCTCGGCGGTTCTCTTGCACTGCGTCTACTAACAGGATCAGCCGTTGTGGCGACTGGTGCAGCGGTCGGGACAGTTGCGCTATTAATGCCGAACACCAGCCTTTCACCCGACAGCGCCTTCTACAAAAACGAGCAATACGCGGCGCTGGAGGCGGGGCGAACCCGTGTGCGCATCAACGTGAAGACATTGCCGGATAGCTCAGTCAACGCTTACGGCTTTTACACAGGCGGGAAAAAAGACTGGGAGTTTGTCCCGGTTATCAAGGCCACTCAAGAAGGCGAGAAGTTTGTTGCTGACATCGGTAACGGGATTGGCCTGACTTGGACGCCAGCAGCGAATCCAGACGTTGTACTAGGAATTCCTGCATTGGAAGGCGCCCCGCAACTACCGTCTGTATGGGTGTACCCGCCCACCGAGCAAGCCAATAAAGCACTAGTGAACCCCGAGCATCCGCCCGAGTATCAGGATGCGATCATCTGGTTCCCTGCAGATGCTGGACTTGAGCCGATCTATATTGTTCTGAGTGTGCCTGGAGACTACAAATACCGCCCTGCTCCTACGACACTCCCGGCTTTTCCAGATATAAAACCTGCTCCGTTAAAAACTTCAGTGCGTGGTGGTGGTAAAAAACGTCGGCGATGGAAAGATCCCTCAGGAAGGATTTATGAGTGGGACTCGCAACATGGCACCGTTGAGATGTACACCAAGCAAGGAAAACACCTTGGGGAGTACGACCCGCAAACAGGGGAGCAAACCAAGCCAGCTGACCCGTCTAGGAAAGTAGAAAAATGA
- a CDS encoding PTS fructose-like transporter subunit IIB: MKLAIVTACPNGMVTSVLCARLLDAAAQRQGWSTSVEVNDAAHPERQLSAATIEAAEWVLLVTSAPVDMSRFVGKRVFQSTPAQALQEVEAVLRRGAEEAQVYVAPEAVAEPAAPVKNAPRLVAITACPTGVAHTFMAAEALQQAAKRLGYDLQVETQGSVGARNPLSAAVIADADVVLLACDIEVATERFAGKKIYRCGTGIALKQAEATLNKALAEGTQETASTGAKGPAKQEKTGVYKHLLTGVSFMLPMVVAGGLMIALSFVFGITAFKEPGTLAAALMQIGGETAFKLMVPLLAGYIAYSIADRPGLAPGMIGGLLASTLGAGFIGGIIAGFIAGYAAQAINRYARLPQSLEALKPILIIPLLASLFTGLVMIYVVGKPVAGMLAGLTHFLDSMGTTNAILLGVLLGGMMCVDLGGPINKAAYAFSVGLLASQSYAPMAATMAAGMVPPIGLGIATFIARRKFAQAEREAGKAALVLGLCFISEGAIPFAAKDPLRVIPASIAGGALTGALSMYFGCKLMAPHGGLFVLAIPNAINHALLYLLAIVAGSLLTAVAYAVLKRPEVVELAIEPVSA, from the coding sequence ATGAAGTTAGCCATTGTTACGGCCTGCCCGAACGGTATGGTCACCAGTGTGCTGTGTGCCCGTTTGCTTGATGCGGCGGCCCAGCGTCAGGGCTGGAGCACCAGTGTCGAAGTCAACGATGCCGCGCACCCTGAACGCCAATTGTCGGCGGCCACGATCGAGGCGGCCGAGTGGGTATTGCTGGTGACCAGTGCGCCGGTGGATATGTCGCGATTCGTCGGCAAGCGGGTGTTCCAAAGTACCCCGGCGCAAGCCCTGCAAGAGGTTGAAGCGGTGCTGCGTCGCGGTGCTGAAGAGGCTCAGGTTTACGTTGCCCCCGAAGCTGTGGCCGAGCCTGCCGCCCCCGTAAAAAACGCCCCGCGCCTGGTCGCGATTACCGCGTGTCCGACCGGCGTCGCTCACACGTTCATGGCCGCTGAAGCCTTGCAGCAAGCGGCCAAGCGTCTGGGCTACGACCTGCAAGTGGAAACCCAGGGCTCGGTCGGTGCGCGCAATCCGCTGAGTGCAGCGGTAATTGCCGATGCGGACGTGGTGCTGCTGGCCTGCGATATCGAAGTCGCCACCGAGCGTTTCGCCGGCAAGAAGATTTACCGTTGCGGCACTGGAATCGCCCTCAAACAAGCCGAGGCGACGCTGAACAAAGCGTTGGCCGAAGGCACGCAGGAAACCGCATCGACCGGCGCCAAAGGCCCGGCCAAGCAAGAGAAAACCGGTGTCTACAAGCACCTGCTGACCGGCGTGTCGTTCATGCTGCCGATGGTGGTGGCGGGCGGTCTGATGATCGCCTTGTCGTTCGTGTTCGGCATTACGGCGTTCAAGGAGCCGGGCACATTGGCGGCGGCGCTGATGCAGATTGGCGGCGAGACCGCGTTCAAGCTGATGGTGCCGCTGCTGGCGGGTTATATCGCCTACTCGATCGCCGACCGTCCGGGCCTGGCGCCGGGGATGATTGGCGGTCTGCTGGCAAGCACCTTGGGCGCCGGTTTTATCGGCGGGATCATTGCCGGTTTCATCGCCGGTTACGCGGCGCAGGCGATCAACCGTTATGCGCGCTTGCCGCAAAGTCTTGAAGCATTGAAACCGATCCTGATCATCCCACTGCTGGCGAGTCTGTTCACCGGTCTGGTGATGATCTACGTGGTCGGTAAACCGGTGGCGGGGATGCTCGCAGGGCTCACGCACTTCCTCGACAGCATGGGCACCACCAACGCGATTCTGCTCGGTGTATTGCTGGGCGGGATGATGTGCGTCGACCTTGGCGGGCCGATCAACAAAGCCGCGTATGCGTTCTCGGTGGGGCTGCTGGCGTCGCAAAGTTATGCACCGATGGCCGCGACCATGGCGGCCGGCATGGTGCCGCCGATTGGTCTTGGCATCGCCACGTTTATTGCCCGACGCAAGTTCGCCCAGGCTGAACGCGAGGCCGGTAAGGCCGCGTTGGTTTTGGGGTTGTGCTTCATCTCCGAAGGCGCGATTCCGTTTGCCGCGAAAGACCCACTGCGGGTGATCCCGGCGAGCATTGCCGGTGGTGCGCTGACCGGTGCGTTGTCGATGTATTTCGGCTGCAAACTGATGGCGCCGCACGGCGGATTGTTCGTGCTGGCGATCCCGAATGCGATCAACCATGCGCTGTTGTATCTGCTGGCGATTGTGGCCGGGAGTCTGCTGACAGCGGTGGCGTATGCGGTGCTCAAGCGGCCGGAAGTCGTTGAGCTGGCAATAGAGCCAGTCAGCGCCTGA
- the pfkB gene encoding 1-phosphofructokinase codes for MAKILTLTLNPALDLTVQLPVLAPGQVNRSDEMHTHAAGKGVNVAQVLADLGHQLTVSGFLGEDNLQAFETLFAKRGFVDAFIRVPGETRSNIKLAESDGRITDINGPGPLVSEAAQQALLDRLDQIAPDHDAVVVAGSLPQGISPQWLQTLIVRLKNLGLNVALDTSGEALRAALKAGPWLIKPNTEELADALGCEVVSVAAQAHAASRLHAQGIEHVVISDGADGVNWFSVGSAMHATPPKVSVVSTVGAGDSLLAGMLHGLLSADTPEQTLRTATAIAAMAVTQIGFGIGDATQLARLEQGVRIRTLTEQ; via the coding sequence ATGGCCAAGATCCTGACCCTGACCCTCAACCCGGCGCTGGACCTCACCGTCCAGTTGCCGGTACTTGCCCCCGGCCAAGTCAACCGTAGCGACGAGATGCACACGCATGCCGCCGGTAAGGGCGTGAACGTGGCACAAGTGCTGGCGGACCTCGGGCATCAGCTCACGGTCAGCGGTTTCCTCGGGGAGGACAACCTCCAGGCGTTCGAAACCCTGTTCGCCAAACGCGGGTTTGTCGACGCGTTCATCCGTGTTCCCGGTGAGACGCGCAGCAACATCAAACTGGCGGAAAGCGATGGGCGCATCACCGACATCAACGGTCCCGGACCCTTGGTGAGTGAAGCCGCGCAACAGGCGTTGCTTGATCGACTTGATCAGATTGCACCCGATCATGACGCGGTCGTCGTTGCCGGCAGCTTGCCCCAAGGCATCAGTCCTCAGTGGTTGCAGACGTTGATTGTGCGTTTGAAAAATCTCGGTTTGAACGTGGCGCTGGACACCAGTGGTGAAGCCTTGCGGGCGGCGCTCAAGGCTGGTCCGTGGCTGATCAAACCCAATACCGAAGAGCTGGCCGACGCGCTCGGCTGCGAGGTGGTTTCGGTGGCTGCGCAAGCGCACGCCGCGAGCCGCTTGCACGCTCAAGGCATCGAGCACGTGGTGATCTCCGACGGCGCCGATGGCGTGAACTGGTTCAGTGTCGGCTCGGCGATGCATGCCACGCCGCCCAAGGTCAGTGTCGTCAGCACAGTGGGCGCAGGCGATTCGTTGCTGGCCGGCATGCTCCACGGTTTGCTCAGCGCCGACACGCCGGAACAGACCTTGCGCACCGCCACGGCGATTGCCGCGATGGCGGTCACCCAGATCGGTTTCGGTATTGGCGACGCCACGCAGTTGGCGCGGCTCGAACAGGGCGTGCGCATACGCACCCTGACAGAACAATAA
- the ptsP gene encoding phosphoenolpyruvate--protein phosphotransferase: MLELTIEQISMGQSAVDKSAALHLLAQHLVTDGLVAEGYLAGLQAREAQGSTFLGQGIAIPHGTPETRDQVFSTGVRLMQFPEGVDWGDGQIVYLAIGIAAKSDEHLRLLQLLTRALGETDLGQALRRASSAEALLKLLQGAPQELALDAQMIGLGVSADDFEELVWRGARLLRQADCVSNGFSAVLQQVDALPLGDGLWWLHSEQTVKRPGLAFVTPDKPMRYLGQPLSGLFCLASLGEAHQALLERLCALLIEGRGHELGRATSSRKVLEVLGGELPADWPSARIALANAHGLHARPAKILAQLAKSFEGEIRVRIVDGQDSAVSVKSLSKLLSLGARRGQVLEFVAEPSIAADALPALLAAIEEGLGEEVEPLPAVSQQREVIADVAEVILAPASGSLVQAIAAAPGIAIGPAHIQVLQTIEYPLRGESAAIERERLQQALADVRRDIEGLIERSKSKAIREIFITHQEMLDDPELTDEVDTRLKQGESAEAAWMAVIEAAAKQQESLQDALLAERAADLRDIGRRVLAQLSGVETPSEPEQPYILVMDEVGPSDVARLDPARVAGILTARGGATAHSAIVARALGIPALVGAGPAVLLLAPGTPLLIDGQRGRLHVDADAATLQRATEERDTRELRLKAAAEQRHQPALTTDGHAVEVFANIGESAGVTSAVEQGAEGIGLLRTELIFMAHSQAPDEATQEVEYRRVLDGLAGRPLVVRTLDVGGDKPLPYWPIAKEENPFLGVRGIRLTLQRPHIMEAQLRALLRAADNRPLRIMFPMVGSVDEWRQARDMTERLRLEIPVADLQLGIMIEVPSAALLAPVLAKEVDFFSVGTNDLTQYTLAIDRGHPTLSAQADGLHPAVLQLIDITVRAAHANGKWVGVCGELAADPLAVPVLVGLGVDELSVSGRSIAEVKARVRELSLAQTQILAQQALAVGSANEVRALVEAL; this comes from the coding sequence ATGCTCGAGCTCACCATAGAGCAGATATCCATGGGCCAATCGGCTGTGGATAAGTCCGCAGCGTTGCACCTGCTGGCGCAGCATCTGGTCACCGATGGCCTGGTGGCCGAGGGTTATCTCGCCGGGTTGCAGGCGCGCGAAGCCCAGGGCTCGACCTTTCTCGGTCAAGGTATTGCCATCCCCCACGGTACGCCGGAAACCCGCGATCAGGTGTTTTCCACCGGCGTGCGGCTGATGCAGTTTCCTGAAGGCGTGGACTGGGGCGATGGTCAGATCGTCTACCTGGCGATTGGTATTGCAGCCAAATCCGACGAACACCTGCGCCTGTTGCAGCTGCTGACCCGTGCCCTCGGCGAAACCGACCTCGGCCAGGCGCTGCGCCGCGCCAGTTCCGCCGAAGCCTTGCTGAAATTGCTGCAAGGCGCGCCGCAAGAACTGGCGCTGGATGCACAGATGATCGGCCTCGGTGTGTCCGCCGATGACTTCGAAGAGCTGGTCTGGCGCGGTGCACGTTTGCTGCGCCAGGCCGACTGCGTGAGCAACGGTTTCTCTGCCGTGTTGCAGCAGGTCGACGCGCTGCCGCTGGGCGATGGCTTGTGGTGGCTGCACAGCGAGCAAACGGTCAAGCGTCCGGGCCTGGCCTTCGTCACCCCGGACAAACCCATGCGCTACCTCGGCCAGCCGCTCAGCGGTCTGTTCTGTCTGGCCAGCCTCGGTGAAGCCCATCAGGCCTTGCTCGAGCGTCTTTGTGCGTTGCTGATCGAAGGTCGCGGCCACGAATTGGGCCGCGCCACCAGCAGCCGTAAAGTCCTCGAAGTCCTGGGCGGTGAGCTGCCGGCGGATTGGCCGAGCGCTCGCATCGCCCTGGCCAACGCCCACGGCTTGCACGCGCGCCCGGCGAAGATCCTTGCGCAACTGGCGAAGAGTTTTGAAGGTGAAATCCGCGTACGCATCGTCGATGGCCAGGACAGCGCGGTGTCGGTGAAGAGCTTGAGCAAACTGCTCAGCCTCGGTGCTCGTCGCGGTCAGGTGTTGGAATTTGTCGCCGAACCGAGCATCGCCGCCGATGCCTTGCCAGCCCTGCTGGCCGCCATCGAAGAAGGCCTCGGTGAAGAAGTCGAGCCGCTGCCCGCCGTGAGCCAACAGCGCGAAGTGATCGCCGATGTGGCCGAGGTAATCCTCGCGCCAGCCTCCGGCAGCCTGGTTCAGGCCATTGCCGCTGCACCGGGCATCGCCATCGGCCCGGCGCACATTCAAGTGCTGCAAACCATTGAGTACCCGCTGCGCGGTGAGTCTGCCGCGATCGAGCGCGAGCGTCTCCAGCAGGCGTTGGCGGACGTGCGTCGCGACATCGAAGGCTTGATCGAACGCAGCAAGTCCAAGGCCATTCGCGAGATTTTCATCACTCACCAGGAAATGCTCGACGACCCGGAGTTGACCGATGAAGTCGACACCCGTCTCAAGCAGGGCGAAAGCGCCGAAGCGGCGTGGATGGCGGTGATTGAAGCGGCGGCCAAACAACAGGAATCGCTGCAGGACGCCTTGCTCGCCGAGCGCGCCGCCGACTTACGCGACATCGGCCGTCGAGTGCTGGCGCAACTGAGTGGCGTCGAAACCCCGAGCGAGCCTGAGCAACCGTACATTCTGGTTATGGATGAAGTCGGTCCATCCGATGTCGCCCGTCTTGACCCCGCCCGCGTCGCCGGCATCCTCACCGCCCGTGGCGGTGCTACCGCGCACAGTGCGATTGTCGCCCGAGCGCTTGGTATTCCAGCGCTGGTCGGCGCCGGCCCGGCCGTGTTGCTGCTGGCGCCGGGCACGCCATTGCTGATTGATGGCCAACGCGGCCGCCTGCACGTGGACGCCGACGCGGCGACCTTGCAGCGCGCCACCGAAGAGCGCGACACCCGCGAGCTGCGTCTGAAAGCGGCTGCCGAACAACGTCATCAGCCGGCACTGACCACCGACGGCCATGCAGTCGAAGTGTTCGCCAACATCGGCGAAAGCGCCGGCGTGACCAGCGCGGTGGAGCAGGGCGCCGAAGGCATTGGCCTGCTGCGCACCGAACTGATTTTCATGGCCCACTCGCAAGCGCCGGACGAAGCGACCCAAGAGGTTGAATACCGTCGTGTACTCGATGGCCTGGCCGGTCGGCCGCTGGTGGTGCGTACTCTCGATGTCGGCGGCGACAAGCCGCTGCCGTATTGGCCGATTGCCAAAGAAGAAAACCCGTTCCTCGGCGTGCGTGGTATTCGCCTGACTCTGCAACGTCCGCACATCATGGAAGCGCAATTGCGCGCGTTGCTGCGTGCGGCGGACAACCGTCCGCTGCGGATTATGTTTCCCATGGTCGGCAGCGTTGATGAGTGGCGCCAGGCGCGGGACATGACCGAACGGCTGCGTCTGGAAATTCCGGTTGCAGACCTGCAATTGGGGATCATGATTGAAGTGCCGTCGGCTGCACTGCTCGCTCCGGTACTGGCCAAAGAGGTCGACTTCTTCAGCGTCGGCACCAATGACCTGACCCAATACACCCTGGCCATCGACCGTGGTCATCCGACCTTGTCGGCCCAGGCTGACGGCTTGCACCCGGCGGTGCTGCAACTGATCGACATCACCGTGCGCGCGGCGCATGCCAACGGCAAGTGGGTCGGCGTGTGCGGCGAGTTGGCGGCTGATCCGCTGGCGGTGCCGGTGCTGGTCGGACTGGGTGTGGACGAGCTCAGTGTGTCGGGTCGCAGCATTGCCGAGGTCAAGGCGCGGGTTCGCGAACTCAGCCTGGCCCAGACCCAAATCCTTGCCCAGCAGGCCTTGGCCGTGGGCAGCGCCAATGAAGTGCGCGCATTAGTGGAGGCCCTGTAA
- the cra gene encoding catabolite repressor/activator, producing MKLSDIAQLAGVSVTTASYVINGKAEQQRISSATVERVRAVVEQHGFTPNPQAAGLRSRHTRTLGFILPDLENPSYARIAKLLEQGARARGYQLLIASSDDAPDSERQLLKLFRARRCDALIVASCLPAGDDSYRQLQAKGIPIIAIDRVMESEHFCSVISDDREASLQLTRSLLDPLPKQIALIGARPELSISQERAGGFKEALAGFKGEVLIEHGESFSRECGKQLMEELLQRLGHLPDALVTTSYVLLQGVFDALHDFPLKTRPLRLGTFGDTQLLDFLPLPVNAMAQQHQLIVDKALELALAAIEQSDYRPGVQAIARTFKQRIRQD from the coding sequence TTGAAACTCAGTGATATCGCCCAGTTGGCCGGTGTGTCCGTTACCACCGCCAGCTATGTCATCAATGGCAAGGCAGAACAACAACGTATCAGCAGTGCCACCGTCGAGCGCGTGCGCGCGGTCGTCGAACAACATGGCTTTACGCCCAATCCCCAGGCTGCCGGGCTGCGCAGTCGGCATACCCGAACCCTGGGTTTCATTCTGCCGGACCTGGAAAACCCCAGTTACGCACGAATCGCCAAACTGCTGGAACAAGGCGCCCGGGCTCGCGGCTATCAGCTGCTGATCGCCAGTTCCGACGATGCACCGGACAGCGAACGGCAATTGCTCAAACTGTTCCGGGCCCGGCGCTGCGATGCATTGATCGTTGCCAGTTGCCTGCCGGCCGGCGATGACAGCTATCGCCAATTGCAGGCCAAGGGCATTCCGATCATCGCGATCGACCGGGTCATGGAGTCTGAGCATTTCTGTTCGGTGATCAGTGATGACCGCGAGGCCAGCCTGCAACTGACCCGCAGTCTACTGGACCCGCTGCCCAAGCAGATCGCACTGATCGGCGCACGCCCCGAATTGAGCATCAGCCAGGAGCGTGCGGGCGGTTTCAAAGAAGCGTTGGCCGGGTTCAAAGGCGAAGTGCTGATCGAACACGGCGAGTCATTCAGCCGTGAGTGCGGCAAACAGTTGATGGAAGAACTGCTACAGCGTCTGGGTCATTTGCCGGATGCGCTGGTGACCACGTCCTACGTGCTGCTTCAGGGCGTATTCGATGCCTTGCACGACTTCCCGCTCAAAACCCGCCCGCTGCGGCTCGGCACCTTCGGCGACACGCAGCTGCTGGATTTCCTGCCGCTGCCGGTCAACGCCATGGCCCAGCAGCATCAACTCATCGTCGACAAGGCCCTCGAACTGGCCCTGGCCGCCATCGAGCAATCGGATTACCGACCCGGCGTGCAGGCTATCGCGCGGACCTTCAAGCAGCGTATTCGCCAGGACTGA
- a CDS encoding TatD family hydrolase has product MELIDSHTHLDFPDFDEDRTALLAESRALGVRRMVVLGVYNANWQRVWDLVQSDPDLYAAFGLHPVYLDDHRPEDLTALGDWLSRLAGHRQLCAVGEIGLDYFIETLDRERQQVLFDAQLQLAADFNLPALIHVRRSHAAVIATLKRFRLKRAGIIHAFAGSKEEAREYIKLGFKLGLGGAATWPQALRMHRVLAELPLESVVLETDSPDMAPAMFPGQRNSPAHLPAICSALAGIMAISPEQLADASTANACELFNW; this is encoded by the coding sequence GTGGAGCTGATCGACAGCCACACTCATCTGGATTTTCCGGACTTCGACGAGGATCGCACGGCGTTGTTGGCCGAGAGCCGCGCCCTCGGAGTGCGGCGGATGGTGGTGCTGGGGGTTTACAACGCCAACTGGCAGCGCGTCTGGGATCTGGTGCAAAGCGACCCCGATCTGTATGCGGCGTTCGGTTTGCATCCGGTGTATCTGGATGATCATCGTCCCGAAGACCTGACGGCACTCGGCGACTGGCTGAGCCGTCTAGCGGGCCATCGACAGTTGTGCGCGGTGGGCGAGATCGGTCTGGATTACTTTATCGAAACCCTGGACCGTGAACGTCAACAGGTACTGTTCGATGCGCAACTACAACTGGCGGCGGACTTCAATCTTCCCGCGCTGATTCATGTGCGACGCAGCCACGCGGCGGTGATTGCCACGCTTAAACGGTTTCGCTTGAAACGCGCGGGGATCATTCATGCCTTCGCCGGCAGCAAAGAAGAAGCCCGCGAATACATCAAGCTCGGTTTCAAACTTGGCCTGGGCGGAGCCGCGACCTGGCCTCAGGCGTTACGCATGCATCGTGTGCTTGCCGAATTGCCGCTTGAATCGGTGGTACTGGAAACCGATTCTCCGGACATGGCGCCCGCCATGTTCCCCGGACAACGCAACAGCCCGGCGCATCTGCCGGCGATCTGCTCGGCATTGGCCGGGATCATGGCGATCAGCCCTGAACAATTGGCCGATGCCAGCACTGCCAATGCCTGTGAGCTGTTCAACTGGTAA